From a single Capsicum annuum cultivar UCD-10X-F1 chromosome 12, UCD10Xv1.1, whole genome shotgun sequence genomic region:
- the LOC107849697 gene encoding uncharacterized protein LOC107849697 isoform X2 translates to MKTFGFSFLFLIMGTAVFLSFICFNTGGMHFKWQCNDMIMMPIRNRKLQGNGYGPSTNEGDSSNFGLEDYRPIDPVPSSKASVRAGPIEHGTPLMPYIPKPSPPPISSNDGLP, encoded by the exons ATGAAGACTTTTGGGTTCTCTTTTCTGTTCTTGATTATGGGGACTGCAGTTTTTTTGTCCTTTATTTGCTTCAACACTGGAG GAATGCATTTCAAATGGCAATGCAATGATATGATAATGATGCCCATAAGGAATAGAAAGCTGCAG GGCAATGGCTACGGTCCAAGCACCAATGAGGGCGATTCAAGCAATTTCGGTCTGGAAGATTATCGACCCATAGATCCAGTTCCTAGCTCGAAAGCTTCCGTAAGAGCAGGACCTATTGAGCACGGTACTCCTCTTATGCCTTATATTCCCAAGCCTTCACCTCCTCCTATTAGCTCCAATGATGGGCTCCCATAA
- the LOC107849697 gene encoding uncharacterized protein LOC107849697 isoform X1 has protein sequence MKTFGFSFLFLIMGTAVFLSFICFNTGGMHFKWQCNDMIMMPIRNRKLQVILLQGNGYGPSTNEGDSSNFGLEDYRPIDPVPSSKASVRAGPIEHGTPLMPYIPKPSPPPISSNDGLP, from the exons ATGAAGACTTTTGGGTTCTCTTTTCTGTTCTTGATTATGGGGACTGCAGTTTTTTTGTCCTTTATTTGCTTCAACACTGGAG GAATGCATTTCAAATGGCAATGCAATGATATGATAATGATGCCCATAAGGAATAGAAAGCTGCAGGTAATTTTACTGCAG GGCAATGGCTACGGTCCAAGCACCAATGAGGGCGATTCAAGCAATTTCGGTCTGGAAGATTATCGACCCATAGATCCAGTTCCTAGCTCGAAAGCTTCCGTAAGAGCAGGACCTATTGAGCACGGTACTCCTCTTATGCCTTATATTCCCAAGCCTTCACCTCCTCCTATTAGCTCCAATGATGGGCTCCCATAA
- the LOC107851423 gene encoding PXMP2/4 family protein 4 — protein sequence MGLSFLTNLAKHTTIQHSKRYFTSKNSSISRIWTESKYCVSNNFNSRSVTNTPPCFSFLFLFRKSYSSSSSSSSKSQVGLLGWYLGALESRPIITKSISSAIIYAASDVTSQMITMSLSDSLDIIRTLRMAGFGLLILGTAQHFWFNFVGTVLPKRDIISTLKKLAMGQLVFGPVINSIFFSFNAALQGENGEEIIARLKRDLLPTMMNGLMYWPVCDFLTYKVIPVHLQPLANSAFAYAWTIYLTYVASSKKAIAV from the exons atggGACTAAGTTTCCTAACAAACTTAGCTAAGCACACAACAATTCAACATTCCAAACGTTATTTCACTAGCAAGAATTCTTCAATTTCTAGGATATGGACAGAATCCAAATATTGTGTTAGTAACAATTTCAATTCAAGAAGTGTTACAAATACCCCTCCTTGTTTCTCATTTTTGTTTCTGTTTCGAAAATCGTATTCATCTTCGTCTTCGTCATCATCGAAAAGCCAAGTGGGGTTATTGGGATGGTATTTAGGTGCTTTAGAGTCTCGTCCAATTATCACTAAAAGTATTTCTTCTGCTATTATTTATGCTGCTTCTGATGTTACCTCCCAG ATGATTACAATGTCACTGTCAGATTCTTTAGATATAATTAGGACTCTGCGAATGGCTGGCTTTGGACTACTAATTTTAGGAACAGCACAACATTTTTGGTTTAACTTTGTGGGAACGGTATTGCCAAAGCGAGATATCATTAGTACGTTGAAGAAGCTGGCAATGGGACAGCTTGTTTTTGGGCCTGTAATTAATTCTATTTTCTTCTCGTTCAATGCTGCTCTGCAAG GTGAGAATGGGGAGGAAATCATTGCAAGGTTGAAGCGTGACCTGCTCCCAACAATGATGAATGGCCTAATGTACTGGCCCGTGTGTGATTTCTTGACATATAAAGTAATCCCTGTCCATTTGCAG CCATTGGCCAATAGTGCATTTGCATATGCCTGGACGATATATTTGACGTATGTGGCCAGCTCAAAGAAAGCTATTGCTGTTTAG